A stretch of Ipomoea triloba cultivar NCNSP0323 chromosome 13, ASM357664v1 DNA encodes these proteins:
- the LOC116001662 gene encoding heat shock factor-binding protein-like, whose product MDGHDADSSKQSTADMTIFVQNLLQQMQTRFQSMSESIISKIDEMGNRIDELEQSINDLRTEMGQEGSPSPSAALKAKEEPKSGDGSA is encoded by the exons ATG GATGGGCATGATGCAGACAGTTCGAAGCAAAGCACTGCCGATATGACTATCTTT GTACAGAATCTTCTTCAGCAAATG CAAACTAGGTTCCAGTCAATGTCAGAATCtatcatttcaaaaa TTGATGAGATGGGCAACCGGATCGACGAACTGGAGCAGAGCATCAATGATCTGAGAACAGAAATGGGTCAAGAAGGGTCTCCGTCGCCTTCAGCAGCATTGAAGGCAAAGGAAGAACCCAAGTCAGGTGATGGTTCTGCATGA